GCGCGCTGACCGGGGTCTCGAAGGGCTCTATCCGGTTGATATCCAGATAGGTCACCGGGCAGACGTCGTCGGTGGAGGCCAGGGCGAAGATCTTCTGCTTGAGCTGGTTAAAGTCGTTCTCCAGCGCAGATGGCTTGACCCCCCGGTAGCGTTTTCCCATCTGCTCCGCCGCAGTTTTGGCATCGTCGCCTTCTATGATATGCTTGGCCAGTTCAGCCGCGGTCTGGTTAAGGTGCAGGATCTTGGAGGCGTTGATCACCAGCACCCCCCGGGCATCGGGCTCTATCCGCAGGTGCAGCCGGAAGAACCGGTCGCCCTCCTGCCCCCGGTAGTGGTACAGCCCGGGGGTCAGGGGTCTGGCCCGTTGGAATATGTTCTTCAGCCAAGCCATTTTTTCACCTTTCTTTTTCCCAATAATATTATCGGGATGTCCAGCAGAACCCCGTTGGTTCCCGGGTCTGAAGAGAATTGAGATATCAGCTTATCGCGGTTATAAAAAAACGTCTTGTCCAGCAGCCGGGGCAGCCGCTGTCTGATGGGCTCCGCCAGCAGCCCGGCCAGGATGAACATCGGCCCCACCGGGTACAATATGATCTTGTATTCCTGAACCCTGAGTCTGAGCATTTTGGGCTTTTGTTCCGTCAACAGTCTCTCCGCCAGCCGGCCCCGCAGTTCCCAGTTGTTCCATTGCACGATGACCTGGCCATCCTGAACCCGGACCTGTGACGGCCGCACCCACTCCCGGCTGATCAGGGCCGCGCCCATGGTGGCGGCAAACAGGACAACGATGCCCAGAAGCTTGATCAGCAGGACCGGGCTTTGCATGATGAACCCGCTGAGCAGGATGAAACCTGCGTCCAGCATGGTCAGGCAGATCAGGATAAGACGGGAATATTTGATGGTATTCATTCGGTTTTTATCTCCACCACTTTCAGACGAGAGGTCTGGCCCCGGAGTATGGTGACGGCTGTTTTTCTGACCTTAAAATGCCCGGCCAGGAACTCCACCAGCCTCTGATTGGCTTTGCCGTCCACCGCCGGGGCGGTTACGTAGACCTTGTACCGGTCTACCTCTTTGACCAGCTTCTCGGCCTTGGCATTGGGAACGATCTTTATGTTTAACAGCATAACATTTACTTCTGTCAGCATTTTTTAGTAACCCCACCCTGCCCTCCCCTCGAGGGGAGGGGAAGGGAGAGGTTAAAAAGCCTTAGGAATAAAACAGCCCCTTGTGTTTTGGCTCATGCTTGACAAGCTCTTCTTTCAGCGGCTGGGGTACTTTAGCAATAAGTTTTTGGGCCGGCTTGATCTTCTTGTCCCATAAGGCCCTCACTCCCCTTGGCAGCGGGTGCTGGCATCGGAAAGTGCCGCAGCAGTTCTTGGAGCCGCAGGCGCACTGGAATCCCCAGTCCTGGTCATAAAAAACCCGGTAGTCGTAGGTGGCCTCCTGGCCCTTTTGGATGTCCCGGACCACGATGTCGTATCCCCGGCCGGTGTCCAGGATGTTGGAATCGCAGCAGTGGTTCATGTATTTGGAATCGCCGCAGGGCATCACCACCGAGCCGTCCTTGACGGTGTAGGCGTGGAACAGCAGCTTTTCCTTTTGGGCGGGGGAAAGTTTTTGAAAACTGGCTTTGGGCGTAACTTTGCATTCATGGCATTCAAAGAACACGATGGTTCCCCGGGGGATGAACGCCTTGGCAAAAAGCCCCTGGCCTTTGTTCTTGATCTTTTTTACTTTGAATAATGGAGCTAACATAACTCTTGCTCTCGATGATTTTTGTTTATTGATTTAATTGTATATAATTTAAGCCCTAATTACAAGCAAAAAGAAAACCGTGGTGACTATTACCCTTAATTTATGCTACAGAGCATACCCAATTCATGCTTTGACAAGCAGAAACCATTTCCCCTGTTTCAGACCCCGGGGGGCGGATCGGGGCGTTCGTATTAAAAAACAACAGACATTTACTGCTTTTCCGGTTTAAATTAGTTGAATCCACCGGTTTGTTGTGGTAACATAGCCTGAACTTTCAGAGAATGTAATTTGATGTTTATGGCTGGCGCGGAAAAAAAACACCGTTATAGACCTTCGGTAAACTGGCTTAAGGCCGGCCAGGACCGGAACCAAAGGTTTTTCCCGTTTCACCTGACCAGGAATATGGGAAAAATATTCCTGCATATCGGCCGATGGGAGAAGGCCTCGGCGGCTTTCGGCAAATGCCTGGAGTGGGCGGAAGCATCAGGCAACGAGCTGGAGACCTCGCTTTCATCCCTGGACATGGCCCTGTTGCAGCAGCAAAAGGGTGAGCTGGCCGAGGCCAGATCGCGCCTTGACCAGTGCGCTGCCGTTTTCACCCGGCTGGAGCAGCCGGGCCTGCTGGCGCAGGTATTGAGGCATATCGGCAATATCTACATCGGGCAATCCGATTACCAGACCGCCCTGGCCCATTTCCAGCGCAGCCTGGACCTGGCCGGGCAGACCGGCCAGGCCACAGACCAGATGAGGGCTTACAACGGGCTGGGTCACATCTGCCTGCACCTGGGCGACCTCAACCGGGCCCGTGACTATTTCGAGGCGGAGCTGGCCATAGCCGAGAAGCACGGGTCCGTGACATTCACAGACCTGGCGGTCAGCAACTTGGCGCTGGTGATGGAAAATCTGGGCCACTGGGAAAAAGCCATCGAGCATCATAAGCGGAGCCTGGACATAGCCTCCCGCAGCGGCAACCGCCAGAGCCTGGCCCAGGGATTCATCAATTGCGGGACCGCCTACATCAACCGTTCCCGGTACGACGAGGCGGAGGCCCTGTACCAGAAAGCCCTGGAGATCCATCTCCAGCTGGGGAACCGGTACGGTGAATCCATGGCCCGGTGCAACCTGGGATTTGTCGACATTGGAAGAGACCGGCCGCTGACCGCCCTGCGGCATCTGGGCCACAGCCTGCGGCTGAGCCGCCGGCTGGGCAACCCCCGGATGACAGCCATAGCCTGGGGAGGGGTGGGGCAGCTTTTCCTGCGCATCGGAAGGTACCGGACGGCCCTGATCTACCTGGACCAAAAACTGGAACTCTCCCGGAAACACGGCCTTAAAATGCTGGTGGCCCAGGCCCAGCACATGCTGGGAAGGTTAAAGAACGATACCGGGCACCGGGACCAAGCGGCCGGCCTGCTGGAGGAAAGCCTGGCCGGAGCCCAGGCCATGGGGGACGACAACCTGGCGGCGGAGGCCCTGGGAACGATGGCCAGGGTTCATCTCCGCTCCGACCGCAAAACTGCCGCCCTCCAGGATATCGAGAAGGCCCTGGCCTTGTGCCGCAAGATCCATGCGGACGATCTTACCGGCGAATACCTGTTCCTGCGGGGGGAGCTGCTTTTGGACCGGCCTGCGCCGGATGAAGCCGTAGAAGATTTCCGGCAGGCTTTGATCCTGGCGGAAAGCAATAAACAGAACCTGC
Above is a genomic segment from bacterium containing:
- a CDS encoding DUF167 domain-containing protein, which gives rise to MLLNIKIVPNAKAEKLVKEVDRYKVYVTAPAVDGKANQRLVEFLAGHFKVRKTAVTILRGQTSRLKVVEIKTE
- a CDS encoding SET domain-containing protein; translated protein: MLAPLFKVKKIKNKGQGLFAKAFIPRGTIVFFECHECKVTPKASFQKLSPAQKEKLLFHAYTVKDGSVVMPCGDSKYMNHCCDSNILDTGRGYDIVVRDIQKGQEATYDYRVFYDQDWGFQCACGSKNCCGTFRCQHPLPRGVRALWDKKIKPAQKLIAKVPQPLKEELVKHEPKHKGLFYS
- a CDS encoding tetratricopeptide repeat protein, encoding MAGAEKKHRYRPSVNWLKAGQDRNQRFFPFHLTRNMGKIFLHIGRWEKASAAFGKCLEWAEASGNELETSLSSLDMALLQQQKGELAEARSRLDQCAAVFTRLEQPGLLAQVLRHIGNIYIGQSDYQTALAHFQRSLDLAGQTGQATDQMRAYNGLGHICLHLGDLNRARDYFEAELAIAEKHGSVTFTDLAVSNLALVMENLGHWEKAIEHHKRSLDIASRSGNRQSLAQGFINCGTAYINRSRYDEAEALYQKALEIHLQLGNRYGESMARCNLGFVDIGRDRPLTALRHLGHSLRLSRRLGNPRMTAIAWGGVGQLFLRIGRYRTALIYLDQKLELSRKHGLKMLVAQAQHMLGRLKNDTGHRDQAAGLLEESLAGAQAMGDDNLAAEALGTMARVHLRSDRKTAALQDIEKALALCRKIHADDLTGEYLFLRGELLLDRPAPDEAVEDFRQALILAESNKQNLLAYRCRLHLAGLGTAGMETAVAGLVDLLSQAKTIQERAYALYHLGLNEDPGKYREQAMDTLKDLYRQTPLYEYGRMIETLSALPG